The Streptomyces durmitorensis genome contains the following window.
GGTTCGAAGTCCGGGATCCGCTCGTCGGGGAAGCGGATGGCGGGCCAGAGCACGCCCACGTATCCCAGGCGTACGCGCGGTCCCGCGAGCCCCTGGCACGGAGCGTAGAACCGTCGGTAGAGGTCGGTGGCCATGTCTTGGTCGTTGTTCCAGCCGTGCGCGAGGACGAGGAGATCGGTGACGCGCTCGGCGGCCACCTCGGCGAGGAGGTGGTCGCGCTGCGTGGTGTCGACGTCCCCGTCGGCGTCGAAGGTCAGTTCCCAGTAGGGCTCCACGCGGCCATCGTCCTGCGGCCCCGGTGTACTGACCAGATGTCCCGCAGTACGCGGTTGGGGCAGGCGCCCCCTCCTGGCGGCACCTGCCCCGACGCGGTCCGCCGGTTTCAGGCCAGTTCACGCTCGCGGGTTTCCGGCAGCGCGAGAACACACACCAGGGACACGACCGCCATCGCGCTCACGTACCAGCCCACCGACGAGGATCCGAAGGCGGACTGCAGCCGCGTCGCCACCAGCGGGGAGACCGCGCCGCCGAGCACACCGCCGAGGTTGTAGGCGAGCGAAGCGCCCGAGTACCGCACGTTCGTGCCGAACAGCTCCGGCAGATACGCGCCCATCGGCCCGTACACCACGCCCATGCAGAACAGCGCGCCGCCGAGCGCCAGGGCCATGAGCACCGGCTGCTCGGTGTCCAGGAGGGGGAAGAGCACCAGGCCCCACACCACCGCGAGCCCGGCGCCCGCGAGGACCAGCTTGCGGCGGCCCGCACCGTCGGAGCGGGTGGCGGCGAGCCATGTGCCGGCCGCGAGGAAGAGGCAGGCGACCAGCGAGAGGCCCAGCATGGTGTTGCGGGAGACGCCCAGGGTGCCGGTGGAGTAGGCGAGGCAGTACGTCGTCGCCGTGTAGAAGAGCCCGTACGCGACGATCATCCCGCCGGCGCCGAGCAGCAGTTCGCGCGGATAGCGCCGCAGCACGTCGAGCGTGGGGACCTTGCTCGCCTCCTGCGCGTCCATGACCTTCGCGAAGACCGGCGTCTCGCTGATGCGCAGGCGCACGAAGAGCCCGACGCCGACGAGGAGGAAGGAGAGCAGGAACGGCACGCGCCAGCCCCAGGACCTGAACGCGTCGTCGGACAGGACAGCGGACAGCAGCCAGAAGACGCCGGTCGCCGCGAAGAACCCGACGGACGGACCGAGTTGGGGGAAGGCGGCGTACATCCCGCGCTTCTTCTTCGGCGCGTGCTCCACCGCGAGCAGCGCGGCCCCGCCCCACTCGCCGCCGAGGCCGATGCCCTGGAGGAAGCGGAGCAGGATGAGCAGGATCGGCGCCCAGATGCCCAACGTGCCGTATCCGGGCAGGAGTCCGACGAGCGCCGTCGAGAGCCCCATGAGCAGCAGCGAGGCCACGAGCACCGACTTGCGGCCGACCCGGTCGCCGAAGTGCCCGAAGATCACCGACCCGATGGGCCGCGCCGCGAACGCCACCGCGTAGGTGGAGAAGGAGGCGAGGGTGGCGTTGACCGGGTCGAGGGTCGGGAAGAACGCCTCGTTCAGGACGAGGGCGGCCGCCGTGCCGTAGATGTAGAAGTCGTAGAACTCGATGGCCGTCCCGATGAAGGACGCGACGGCCACCCGGCGCATGCTCTCGGGGCTGCCGTCCTTGTCGGCCTCGCCCTGGACCTGCTGTTTCTCTGCTGCTGTCGTTTCACTCCGCACGACCGGCACTGTCGCGTTGGATGTAGGGGGCAGTCAATAGCCGGGACGGCTTGTCTCGGTCATTGAGACTGGCGGTGAGCTGCGGTGACGCGGTGCAGATGGATGAGGATGTCGTGCGAGGGCGCGAGCCGGATCTTGTGCGGGCCGTCCGGGAACGCCGTGCCGATGCTCTTGGTGGGACGGCTCTTGCCCAGCCACTTCCGGGCGGTCGCGGGAGCGGTCCGCATGTCCAGGAAGTAGTCGTCGTGCCGCACCTTGTCGAGCGTGTACTCGTTCATCCCGCGCGTGGCGGCGCCCACGGAGCGCGGCTTCCACGCCTCGGACTCCGCACTCTGTGCCATGAGCGAGCCCCGGTCGAAGGTGAAACCGATGCTGACGTAGCGCTTGCCGAGCCGGTCCCGCAGGAAGGCGCCCTGCATCTTGGGGTAGCGCGGGTCGTAACTCTCGTACCCCACATGGGCGTTGTGGGCCGACAGGAGCACCTTGTCGCCCGTCCTGCGCTGCCACCACGCGGTGTTCTGAGCCATGAGGCGGTCGCGGTAGAGCATGGCGTCCTTCTGGCCCTCGGGGGCGTCCAGGTCGAAGGCGTAGACCGTGGCGGTCTGCGAGAGCGAGCGGGCGTGCTGGAGTGCCCAGGTGAACTTGGCGTGGTCAGACGAGGGCTGACGTTGCTTCAGCAGATCCAGCGCCTCCCGCGCGTTGCCCGCCAGCTTCTTCCGCTCCTCAAGGGGCCTGCCCATGTACGTGTCCCCGTCCGCGAGGCGGCGGATCGGCGCGTACAGCTCGGTGATCCTGGGCAGCAGATCGGGCTCGTGCGCGCGGACGTAGTCCTCGACCCCGTCGAACAACTCGCCGCCGATCTCGGGGTAGTTGAGGTCGTTGCCCATGAAGCGCACCTGGCGCTGTGGGTGCTTGTCGTTGTACGCGCGCATCCACGTCAGGAGGTCGACGTACTCCTGGGTGTCCCAGGGCGTCTTCGCCAGCTCCTTGTGGACGAGCTCGCGCACGTCTCCCTCGCCCCCGCGCACGTACGCGTCGAACCGCAGGCCCGTGGTCCAGCTGACCTCCTGCGCGAAGGTGGTGAACCCCTTCTCCTCCACGAGATAGCGGAAAACGCGGTCCTTCATCGTGAAGAATTCGTGCGAGCCATGTGTGGCCTCACCCAGGCCCACCACCGAAGCGTCACCCACCATCCGGCCCATCGGCCGCAGGTCCTTCGTGGAGCCGCCCGGATCGGTCGAGAGCAGGGGGTGCGCCGAGCGCTCGATCGCCGGGACGGGATCCGTGGCCTCGGGTTCGGCCCCGGCGGCCTGGGGCGCGACGAGCAGCCCCAGGCCGAGCGTCCCGGCCAGTGCGAGCGGAACCGTGCGGCGTGCCGTCCGTGCCGTCCGTGTCATGCGAGGTCTCCTCAACTCGGGTGTACGGAGCTGAAGATCACGATCCCGGACCGCAAGGGGTGCCTGCCATCCGGGAGGCACCCCTCTCGCCGGTGGGGCGCACCCCACCTCCCGGCTAGGGATAGCGCAGATACCGCTTCCGCACGGCACGGAACCGTGCGAGGTCGTCCTGCCAGCCGGCCACCACCTCGTCCGTGTCCGCGCCCGCGTCGATCATGGTGCGGACCCGTGTGGTGCCCGTCAGCTTGTCGATCCAGTTGTCGGGGCGCCAGGCGAAGCCGCTCCACACCTTCTTGGCGGTCACCAGGAGCGCGATGCCGGTGCGCACCGGGTCGTACGACTCCCGGTCGTGCACGTGGAGCTGGACGCCGCCGATCGTCTTGCCCTGGAACTTGGAGAACGTCGGCGCGAAGTAGGCCTCCCTGAAGTCCACGCCGCGCAGCCCGACGTCGTTGGCGGCGGCCGCCCACTTCCGGTCGATGCCCTCCGCGCCGAGCAGCTCGAAGGGGCGGGTCGTGCCGCGCCCCTCGGAGAGGTTCGTGCCCTCGAAGAGGCAGGTGCCGCTGTAGACCAGGGCGGTCTCGGGCGTGGGCATGTTCGGGCTCGGCGGCACCCAGGGCAGCCCGGAGGCGTCGTAGAAGTCCGAGCGCTTCCACCCCGTCATCCGCACGGTCTCCAGCTCGGCGGGGCGCTCCAGGAACTCGCCGTTGAACAGCAGTGCGAGCTCCGTCACCGTCATGCCGTGTGCCTGCGAGATCGGCTGCCGGCCGACGAACGTCGCGAACTCCTTGTGCAGGACGGGCCCGTACGCGCCGCGCCCCGTCACCGGGTTCGGCCGGTCGAGGACGACGAACCGTTTCCCCGCGAGCTCGGCCGACTCCATGCAGTCGAAGAGCGTCCAGATGTACGTGTAGAAGCGCGCCCCCGCGTCCTGGATGTCGAAGACGATCGTGTCGACGCCGGAGGCCGTGAAGATGTCGGCGAGCGCCTTGCCGCTCTTCTGGTACGTGTCGTAGACGGGGAGCCCGGTCGCCGGGTCGTCGTACCGCCCCTCGGAGCCGCCCGCCTGAGCCGTCCCCCGGAAGCCGTGCTCGGGGCCGAACACCGCGACCAGGTTCACGCGCTCGTCGGCGTGCATGACGTCGACGATGTGGCGTACGTCCCTGGTGACGCCGGTCGGGTTGGTGACGACGCCGACGCGCTCCCCGTCCAGGAGTGCGTAACCGTCGGCGGCCAGGCGGTCGAAGCCGGTGCGCAGCCGTCGGCCGCCGCCCGAACCGCCGCCGCCTCCCGCGGCCGCTGCGGGGGCCGCCGAGGTGAGGGCGGTGGCGGTGGTGGCGGCCAGCAGGCCCCGTCTGGACAGACTGCGGCGGGACAGGTTCATGCAGAGACCTCCGTGAGCGCGGTGGCTGTCATGGCCACGCACGCTAGCGCGCGGACTCCCCGCGG
Protein-coding sequences here:
- a CDS encoding MFS transporter; amino-acid sequence: MRSETTAAEKQQVQGEADKDGSPESMRRVAVASFIGTAIEFYDFYIYGTAAALVLNEAFFPTLDPVNATLASFSTYAVAFAARPIGSVIFGHFGDRVGRKSVLVASLLLMGLSTALVGLLPGYGTLGIWAPILLILLRFLQGIGLGGEWGGAALLAVEHAPKKKRGMYAAFPQLGPSVGFFAATGVFWLLSAVLSDDAFRSWGWRVPFLLSFLLVGVGLFVRLRISETPVFAKVMDAQEASKVPTLDVLRRYPRELLLGAGGMIVAYGLFYTATTYCLAYSTGTLGVSRNTMLGLSLVACLFLAAGTWLAATRSDGAGRRKLVLAGAGLAVVWGLVLFPLLDTEQPVLMALALGGALFCMGVVYGPMGAYLPELFGTNVRYSGASLAYNLGGVLGGAVSPLVATRLQSAFGSSSVGWYVSAMAVVSLVCVLALPETRERELA
- a CDS encoding erythromycin esterase family protein, with the protein product MTRTARTARRTVPLALAGTLGLGLLVAPQAAGAEPEATDPVPAIERSAHPLLSTDPGGSTKDLRPMGRMVGDASVVGLGEATHGSHEFFTMKDRVFRYLVEEKGFTTFAQEVSWTTGLRFDAYVRGGEGDVRELVHKELAKTPWDTQEYVDLLTWMRAYNDKHPQRQVRFMGNDLNYPEIGGELFDGVEDYVRAHEPDLLPRITELYAPIRRLADGDTYMGRPLEERKKLAGNAREALDLLKQRQPSSDHAKFTWALQHARSLSQTATVYAFDLDAPEGQKDAMLYRDRLMAQNTAWWQRRTGDKVLLSAHNAHVGYESYDPRYPKMQGAFLRDRLGKRYVSIGFTFDRGSLMAQSAESEAWKPRSVGAATRGMNEYTLDKVRHDDYFLDMRTAPATARKWLGKSRPTKSIGTAFPDGPHKIRLAPSHDILIHLHRVTAAHRQSQ
- a CDS encoding exo-beta-N-acetylmuramidase NamZ family protein translates to MNLSRRSLSRRGLLAATTATALTSAAPAAAAGGGGGSGGGRRLRTGFDRLAADGYALLDGERVGVVTNPTGVTRDVRHIVDVMHADERVNLVAVFGPEHGFRGTAQAGGSEGRYDDPATGLPVYDTYQKSGKALADIFTASGVDTIVFDIQDAGARFYTYIWTLFDCMESAELAGKRFVVLDRPNPVTGRGAYGPVLHKEFATFVGRQPISQAHGMTVTELALLFNGEFLERPAELETVRMTGWKRSDFYDASGLPWVPPSPNMPTPETALVYSGTCLFEGTNLSEGRGTTRPFELLGAEGIDRKWAAAANDVGLRGVDFREAYFAPTFSKFQGKTIGGVQLHVHDRESYDPVRTGIALLVTAKKVWSGFAWRPDNWIDKLTGTTRVRTMIDAGADTDEVVAGWQDDLARFRAVRKRYLRYP